In a single window of the Papaver somniferum cultivar HN1 chromosome 8, ASM357369v1, whole genome shotgun sequence genome:
- the LOC113305629 gene encoding uncharacterized protein LOC113305629 translates to MESIKGVLGCCRKVVEGLGKLHRRIGSCIADFSTSAENKNLKNIVPSKNVVSSVFYPTICNDKPTMGYLFHALATCMETKQMGLGSNRNASVVGVIKKRWKSQLSSPLHAVAYFLNPYYIFNPVTNIINNEISEPQICLTGVISKMVSDPQEQAKCMLEEGRMRMMQGQFASPSARIAAQHGDPVSWWLSYGVEYPSLQKIAVKILSQTNTSSGLERNWSVFEIIYTKLRNRLLSSRINDLVYVQYNLKLEQQKIKGKTRRHNIDVHDVHNLLRDENMLDWITGEDETPILPQEKQWSNMLEEEAVNNPEHVPLPYN, encoded by the exons ATGGAGAGTATAAAAGGGGTACTTGGTTGTTGTAGAAAGGTTGTCGAGGGATTGGGGAAGCTGCATAGAAGAATAGGAAGCTGCATAGCAGATTTTTCTACTTCTGCAGAGAATAAGAACCTTAAGAACATAGTACCGTCAAAAAATGTCGTTTCCAGCGTCTTCTATCCAACAATTTGTAATG ATAAACCCACCATGGGTTATTTGTTCCATGCACTTGCGACATGTATGGAAACTAAACAAATGGGTTTGGGATCAAATCGAAATGCTTCTGTCGTGGGTGTAATAAAGAAGCGATGGAAAAGtcagttgagttctcctcttcatgctgTAGCATATTTTCTCAATCCTTATTACATCTTTAACCCAGTAACTAATATCatcaataatgaaatttctgagccCCAAATTTGTCTTACCGGAGTTATATCAAAAATGGTTAGTGACCCGCAAGAACAAGCAAAATGCATGCTAGAG gagggaagaatGCGAATGATGCAAGGtcaatttgcatcaccatcagcacGTATTGCAGCTCAACATGGTGATCCTGTAAGTTGGTGGTTATCTTATGGTGTTGAGTATCCATCCCTCCAGAAGATTGCAGTAAAGATATTAAGTCAAACAAATACATCGTCTGGATTagagaggaattggagtgtgtttgaaatAATCTATACCAAACTACGCAATCGTTTGCTTTCATCGAGAATAAATGATCTGGTGTATGTCCAGTACAATTTGAAGTTGGAGCAACAAAAAATTAAAGGTAAAACAAGGCGACATAACATTGATGTTCACGACGTTCATAATCTACTGagggatgaaaatatgcttgactGGATAAcgggggaagacgaaacaccGATTTTACCTCAAGAAAAACAATGGTCAAATATGCTGGAAGAGGAAGCCGTTAATAATCCAGAGCATGTCCCTCTACCATACAACTGA